The following DNA comes from Thermoanaerobaculales bacterium.
GCGGGCGGGCGCCGGGGTCCAGAACCTCCTGACCGTGTTCCGGATCGTCGCCGTCGTCGGTTTCGCGGTCCTGGCCTTCGGCAGCGAGGCGCGAACGCCGGTCGCGCTGCTCGCACCGCTGCCCGCCGTGCCGCTGCTGGCCGCGTTCGGGGTCGCCATGGTCGCCGCCCTCTGGACCTACGACGGCTGGTACGGGCCGACCTTCTCGGCTGGCGAGATGCGCGACCCGCAGCGCACCCTGCCGTTCGGGCTGGTGTGGGGCGTGCTGATCGTGCTAGCGCTCTACTCGCTGGTGAACCTGGTGTACCTGAGGGCCCTCACCCTGCCCGAGATGGCGGCGACGCGGCGGATCGCGGAGACCGCGGCGGTCGCGCTGGTCGGGCCGGGCGGCGGCCGGCTGGTGTCGTTCGCGGTCCTGGTCTCGACCTTCGGCTGCCTGTCGGCGACCATCCTCTACAGCTCGCGGATCTACCACCCGATGGCCCGCGACGGTGTGTTCTTCCGCGCCCTGGCCGCCGTCCACCCGCGCTTCCACACCCCGGGACGGAGCCTGTGGGCGCAGAGCCTGTGGGGCGCGCTGCTCGCCCTCACCGGGACCTACGAGCAGCTCTACACCTACGTCATCTTCGCGATGCTGCTCTTCCACACCGCGACGGCAGGGGCGGTCATCGTGCTGCGCCACCGCCGTCCGGACGCGGAGCGGCCGTACCGGGTCGCCGGCTACCCGTGGGTGCCGCTGCTGTTCCTCGTGTCCTCGGTTCTGCTCCTCGCGAACACCCTCGCGGAGAAGCCGACCGAGTCGATGATCGGGCTCCTCATCCTGGCCGCCGGTGTGCCGGCCTACGCCTGGTGGCGGCGCGGCGCCGCCGCGCCCTGAGCTCCGTCGGTCCGCGGGCGGCGTGGTCTAGAAGCGAAGGCCGAGCGCGACCGCCAGCGAGCTGTCCTCGGAGATCACCGCCTTGGCCTGGAGGTAGGGGAAGAGGCCGCTCGAGGTTTCAATGCCGGCCCCGGCGAGCAGGTTGGCGCCGAGGTTGGTGTCGTCGCTGTGGCGCTCGTGATCGGTGAACAGGACTGCCAGCCCGCCACCCACCCAGACGTCGGCCTTGGTGTCGAGGTCGAGCTCGTAGGTGCCGTCCGCGTTCACGATCCAGCGATCGACGCCGTCTCCGGGGACGAACTCGACGCTGGGGACGATCGCCCAGCGCGGGTTGTCGAGGGGCAGCACGATCTCGGCGCCCACCAGGGGGTCGCCGTCCTCGGTCCACACTCCGGCGTGGATGCCGAAGCGCGGATCGGCGGCGGCCGCGGCGGCTGTCACCGCGAGCAGCGCGAGCGCAACGGCGCCCGCTCGACCTGCGATGCGAGTTCCAGAGCTTCTCATGCCGGGTCCTCCTTGACGAGGTCATCGCTCGCCCAGCTGCCGGTCTGGAAGAGGTAACCGATTTCCTGGACCCGCTATGCCGGCGCGCTCTCCCGGCGGTTGACGCGAGGCCGCCGGGGACATACGTTGTCTGTCATCAGACTCTCGTGTCAGCTGGCGAGACGAGGCGGGGTCGAAGACCGCCGCCAGGTCGACTGCAGGCCGAGGAGGCATACCAGTGAGGACAATATCGACTTCGATGGCCATCGTCGCGTCGTTGGGGGCGCTCTTGGTGGTGTCCGTACAACCGGCTGTCGCCCAGGCCATGAAGCTGGCGGCCGAGTCGCTCGAGGTGCCGAGCGACGACGAGCCGCGGCCGCTCCACAAGCTGTACTACGGCGGCAGGACGTGGATCGTCCACTTCACCGAAGTCGCGCTTCACCGCGAGTCGGAGCCGGGAGCCGACCCGGTTCGAGCCCAGTGGACCTTCACCGGCCACAGCACTCGTCCGAAGCCCGCGCGCGCCCAGCTGATGCTGACCCTGCTCGACGAAGATGGGGCAACCGTCGCCACGTTGAAGAAGAGCTTCCTCGTCAAGTCCGGTGGCGACCCGCGACCCTACAGCGTGGAGATGGAGATCCCGGCGGCGGACTGGGCGCGAGTGGAGGGGGTCAAGATCCAGGGGAACTTCTTCGTCGGGTCCTAGAGCGGCCGCGGCGCACTCGGACGCGGCCCCTGCTGAGGGGCTGCCCTGCCGTCTCCGGAGCTCGGGCTCGAGGTCCCGGCCGTAGCGCGGGGGCGTGCCCGGCCTTTCTGCGACGGGCCGGCGGCAGCAGGGCCGCCTGACCACGCCGAGGAAGATCGCGAGCGCCGCGCCCGCGACCACGCCCGCCACGCCCAGGAAGGCCAGGCACTCGACCGGTTCACGACGCGCGGTCTCGGTCTCGCGACCTGGAGCGCCGCGGACGTCGGCGATGCTCGAGTGAGATCCGCAGGTAGCGGGCGACCGCGGCGGCGCCGAAGACGGCGATGATCGCCAGCACCGCGAACAGCAGCGGGCTCATGTGGCCATTCTCTCAGAGCTCGGGGAGACGGAGCTGGACCGGATGGTCGGGCGCGGGGCCGGGCCCAGGCCCGGCAGGGTGGTCCGCCGGGGGTGGCGCCGAGTCGGTCGCCGGGTCCCCGGCCGGATCTGCGAGCAGCCGCATCAGCGACGACTCACGCTTGAAGAAGCCCGGGTTGTGGAACGACTCTCCGAGCTTGAAGTGGGCGTAGTCGAGGTGGTGGCAGAGCTCGTGGACCAGCGTG
Coding sequences within:
- a CDS encoding amino acid permease, giving the protein MTVGRAPQLSPEGLLRGLGRWDATFLTIGSVVGTGIFITTADIARVLPHQGLIMLVWGLTGVLTLAGALSYAELGAMFPRAGGMYHFLKEAYGRLCGFLFGWACFWIIMSGGIAAIAVAFGEYLGSFAAVFSTDCVLLALPVGRWEWSVSGGQAAAALAILLLTAINYLGLRAGAGVQNLLTVFRIVAVVGFAVLAFGSEARTPVALLAPLPAVPLLAAFGVAMVAALWTYDGWYGPTFSAGEMRDPQRTLPFGLVWGVLIVLALYSLVNLVYLRALTLPEMAATRRIAETAAVALVGPGGGRLVSFAVLVSTFGCLSATILYSSRIYHPMARDGVFFRALAAVHPRFHTPGRSLWAQSLWGALLALTGTYEQLYTYVIFAMLLFHTATAGAVIVLRHRRPDAERPYRVAGYPWVPLLFLVSSVLLLANTLAEKPTESMIGLLILAAGVPAYAWWRRGAAAP